TTGGTTCTGGCGCGCTCGACACGAAGATTCGTCGCCGATAACACATGAATACCGCGTCTCAACAAATGCCCTCGCCATCTATATTGCGGTAATCGTCGTTGCCGGGTGGGTGGTCACCATACCCAAGGAATGGAAGCTCGCCAACGTCGTGCTTGTTGGCTTGTATATCGTCTACCTGGGCGTCAGCGCCGTACTGCTGCGCGTATTTCAGAAACGCATCACGTAGTCGAAGAAAGTCGCCGCGAACCGAATCGCGACAAGTAGACAACTGCTGCGGTTCTATCCGTGCCGACACCTACTCCGCTTCGCCCTCTACGGGTTTTCGCGTCCAGATTGTGAGATTAGTCAAGTCACGTGTTCGCTGCTGAAACAGACTGGCAACACCGTACGCGACGAGAAACAGCAGGATGTTTCCGAAGACGCCGGTGTAGTACGTGTGAATCGGTTTGCTCAAGAGGTCGGCCCAATTCTCCGACAACCCAAACACGGCCATGAGTTTCAACTTCGTGACAATCTCCAGCTCGATGGCGGTGATGTATCCCGTAAAAATGAGCGTGCAAACAATGCCCGCCAGAACACTCTTCCCGTTGCCGCGCGTCGTAAAGAAGCCGAGCAGGTAGATTCCCAAGATGCCTCCCCAAAGCAGAGCGGCTAATTTCGTTCCCGTGTGCTGAAGCGTCAGCTTGCTCATCTGGTTGAAGAGAATCGCGCCGCCCATCATGATTAAGCAACTGAATGCCGTTACGATGCGCGCCGCAAGCACGTAGTGCTTCTCGTCTCCGTTCTTCACGAGATGACGCCGATAGATGTCCGTAATAGTGACCGCCGAAATCGCGTTCACGCTCGATGACGAAGCCGACATTGCCGCGGCCAGCACGCCCGTAATCACAAGTCCCAGTATCCCCGACGGCAGCCTGCTCACGCAGAAGTAGGGGAGTATGGACTCGGCCTTCGCGCCACCCTCGCCGGTCAGAATAGCCGCGGCCGCCGGATCTGGGTTGACCTGGTAGAACACATAAAGGCTGGTGCCCAGAAACATGAAGAATGCCCACGTCGGCACACTACACAGACAACAGATCCAAATTGAAAGCGTAGCCTCCCTCGGGTTCTTTGCCGCCACGTATTTCTGGATCGTGTTCTGATTGCTGCTGTATTCCGTCAGCCAGTTGTTTAGTCCCATCACGAACATCATCAAGATGGCTTGCTCGCGCAGGCTAAACCACTTCGCCTTTTCGATCGTATTCGTGGCCGCATTCAAATCGCCGAGCATGAATTTGTGATCGGCGAGTGCCGTCGAGATGATGGTGGAAATACCGCCGTCTATACCTCGAACGATCATGATGAAACACAGAATTGCCCCACCCCACAACAGAAACGCTTGAACAAATTGAGCCGTGACAATCGCCCGGATGCCTCCCGAAACCGTATAGATCGCAATTACGATTCCTCCCGCAAAGATGCACACATACGGATCCGCGCCGGTCATCTGCTGAAACACGAGCGACACGAGATAAAGGATCGTGCTGATGCGCGCCACCTGGGTCACCAGGAACGCAATCGCTGCGTACAAACGAATACCAGGGCCAAATCGTCCTTCCAGGTATTCAAACGCCGATGTGCATCGACTGCGGCGAAACATGGGCAGGATAGTCAGGGACGTGATAAGTATGCCCACGGGAAGCATAAAGGCCGGCAGCAAACGCAAATACGCCGTCTTGTATGCATCGGCAGGAAAGGCTACGACCGTTATGGAACTAATGGATGTCGCGAACATGGCCAAGCCAAGCAGCCACGCGGGAAACGAGCGGTTACCAACGAAGTAGCCGTCGGTTGATTTGTTCCGCCGCGCGAAATAGGGCCCTACCGACGCCATGGCCACGAAGTACACAATGACGATGGTCCAGTCCAAGGCTCCGAAGTGTGACATGGCTACCCCCCTCCCTGTCGCACGGTCCCAAGCATCCGGAAATTCGCCCGCCGGGAACTGAAGAAACCTGGTGCAGTATTCCGACTGAGGCAACTCATGTCAATTGCGCGGTCGAGCCGTCACGGATCCGCCCTTCGGGAAGGCAGCCCTATCCGAAACGCGCTGCTTCATCCATGGCAATCGCTGCCCATTCCCAAAGCCGGGACGGCTCGTTGCGCACTGTAGAAATGTCCTTCAAGATAATCTCGACGTGACACTCTCCCCCTGCGACTTCAAGAAACTCTCGAAGGTTCATTCGCGCTTGGGCCGGGTCCCACGAGGTTTCCGCCAAAATGGCCGGATTCGGTTTGTGGCTAATCACATAGTCGCGCCCAAGCCCCTCCACCGCACGCTCATAGTTGCTCCATGCGCTTACCGAGACTTTCCGCAGATTGGGGATCTTGCGCAACGAGTCTACTTTGTCATCGATCGGCTCACTACCGCCGTAGTACGTCATCCCCCACCGGTTCAACCAGCGAAGCTCGTGCGACAACGCGTAGTCCCAGAACATCTCCGGCGAGACTTCCGAGAAGATTTGGGCTCTCGAACTACCCCACATGTGGCAAGGCATCGTAGTCTCCGAATTGGGGGCACCACCCGGCATCTCGCTCACGAATCCATATCCGCCAGTGCCAATGCGCGAGTTGTCGCAATTCGAATCCAGCAGATTCTGCTTCGCGAGCTGTTCAAGCTCCGCGAGCCAGGCATCTACGATGTGTTTCACGGCCGCGTTTACAATATCCGGCCTGAGAATGAAGTCCATCAACGCTTCCGTCACGCCCCACCACCGGACCAGACTGTCCCAGGGTGAAAACCACACATGCTTTTGGCCAGTCTTCTTGATCGGGATAATGTCTTCGTATGCGTCGATCATGGCCGCGTGGTGAAACGCAGTGGCGGCAGTATCATGCGTCACGGTTGGGGTCCTGATGGCCTCGATGTCCTCCAATACGCGAATCTGCGTATGATATCGCTTCGAGACTACTCCTTCGCTTGATTCGGGCGGTGCAACATCCGCCTCTTCAAGGATGCTGAAGTTCGTGCTGCGAATCGCAAGCGGACACGCCAGGTGTTCATTCACGACCATGTCGCACGGGAAATGCCTCCACTGATACAGCATTCTCCGAAGCGCCTGCTCTTGCATTCGCGCCCACGGATGGACCGCGCGCAACGACAGCTCGTCAATGACAGTCAATTCGTTCCAGCACACCTCATCAATGAGTACCATGGGGCGGCG
This sequence is a window from Candidatus Hydrogenedentota bacterium. Protein-coding genes within it:
- a CDS encoding sodium:solute symporter, whose amino-acid sequence is MSHFGALDWTIVIVYFVAMASVGPYFARRNKSTDGYFVGNRSFPAWLLGLAMFATSISSITVVAFPADAYKTAYLRLLPAFMLPVGILITSLTILPMFRRSRCTSAFEYLEGRFGPGIRLYAAIAFLVTQVARISTILYLVSLVFQQMTGADPYVCIFAGGIVIAIYTVSGGIRAIVTAQFVQAFLLWGGAILCFIMIVRGIDGGISTIISTALADHKFMLGDLNAATNTIEKAKWFSLREQAILMMFVMGLNNWLTEYSSNQNTIQKYVAAKNPREATLSIWICCLCSVPTWAFFMFLGTSLYVFYQVNPDPAAAAILTGEGGAKAESILPYFCVSRLPSGILGLVITGVLAAAMSASSSSVNAISAVTITDIYRRHLVKNGDEKHYVLAARIVTAFSCLIMMGGAILFNQMSKLTLQHTGTKLAALLWGGILGIYLLGFFTTRGNGKSVLAGIVCTLIFTGYITAIELEIVTKLKLMAVFGLSENWADLLSKPIHTYYTGVFGNILLFLVAYGVASLFQQRTRDLTNLTIWTRKPVEGEAE